A single Molothrus aeneus isolate 106 chromosome 9, BPBGC_Maene_1.0, whole genome shotgun sequence DNA region contains:
- the SELE gene encoding LOW QUALITY PROTEIN: E-selectin (The sequence of the model RefSeq protein was modified relative to this genomic sequence to represent the inferred CDS: substituted 2 bases at 2 genomic stop codons), with protein sequence MICLQFLSLLTYGLTVLQGVNGWTYHYSDTNMTYREAELWCRKKYTNLVAIQNQEEIKHLNTFLPFNPGYYWIGIRKINGVWTWTGTNKELTEEARNWASGEPNGKGNNEDCVEIYIKRGKDDGKWNDEQCEKKKVALCYTASCNPSLCSGNGECIETINNHTCHCNPGFYGPECEFVESCDPLEKPDHGSLECQHPLGDFSYNSSCKVQCEEGYELTALESVHCTSAGLWSAPLATCKAVTCPALAMPAHGAVNCSHPSEQLTWGTTCEFSCEEGFTLTGAATLQCGSSGAWDRQQPECAAIPRMTCVLWVQIKSSGCTVQPAEVSVCETLEGRYDGSVGQLQAGHVSCQLQKSVCLSXPTPSXALCCLLCLSAVTCPALAMPAHGAVNCSHPSEQLTWGTTCEFSCEEGFTLTGAATLQCGSSGAWDRQQPECAAVLCEAVPWPAEGSVSCDRAAAELTPGSRCHFQCPEGFVLQGSPSTECTAQGQWSQPVPKCKVIQCEPLSSPEKGSMDCSHGAGMFTYNTSCHFSCLEGWSLNGSRVLECSPSGNWSASLPTCEASDQASYISVGIAATSASLLSTASFLLWLARRFRRKAKKFIPFRNWQETASEGSFQSAGENV encoded by the exons ATGATTTGCTTGCAGTTCCTATCTCTTCTAACCTATG GACTTACAGTGCTGCAGGGGGTGAATGGGTGGACATACCATTATTCAGATACAAACATGACCtacagggaagcagagctgtggtgcAGAAAGAAGTACACTAACCTGGTTGCCATCCAGAACCAGGAGGAAATCAAGCATCTCAATACCTTCTTACCCTTCAATCCGGGTTACTACTGGATTGGAATCAGAAAAATTAATGGGGTGTGGACCTGGACTGGAACTAACAAGGAACTGACAGAAGAAGCAAGAAACTGGGCTTCAGGGGAGCCAAATGGCAAAGGGAACAACGAGGACTGCGTTGAGATCTACATCAAAAGAGGGAAGGATGATGGCAAATGGAATGATGAGCAGTGTGAGAAGAAGAAGGTTGCCTTGTGCTACACAG cttcttGCAACCCATCCCTCTGTAGTGGCAATGGAGAATGCATAGAGACCATCAACAACCACACCTGCCATTGCAACCCTGGCTTCTATGGGCCTGAATGCGAGTTTG TTGAGAGTTGTGATCCACTAGAGAAACCTGATCATGGGAGTCTTGAGTGCCAGCATCCATTGGGGGACTTCAGCTACAACTCATCCTGCAAAGTTCAGTGTGAGGAGGGCTATGAGCTGACTGCACTGGAGTCTGTCCACTGTacctctgctgggctctggtcTGCCCCCCTTGCAACATGCAAAG CTGTCACCTGTCCTGCCCTGGCAATGCCTGCCCACGGGGCTGTGAACTGCTCCCatccctcagagcagctcaccTGGGGAACCACCTGTGAGTTCAGCTGTGAGGAAGGATTTACCCTGACAGGAGCAGCCACCCTGCAGTGTGGCTCTTCAGGAgcctgggacaggcagcagccagagtgTGCAG CCATTCCCAGGATGACCTGTGTGCTTTGGGTGCAGATTAAGAGTTCTGGCTGCACTGTGCAACCTGCTGAAGTCTCTGTTTGTGAGACCCTGGAAGGGAGGTATGATGGCTCTGTaggacagctccaggcagggcatGTCTCTTGCCAGCTCCAGAAGAGTGTTTGTTTATCCTGACCTACCCCAAGCTAAGCTCTGTGCTGTCTCTTGTGCCTTTCAGCTGTCACCTGTCCTGCCCTGGCAATGCCTGCCCACGGGGCTGTGAACTGCTCCCatccctcagagcagctcaccTGGGGAACCACCTGTGAGTTCAGCTGTGAGGAAGGATTTACCCTGACAGGAGCAGCCACCCTGCAGTGTGGCTCTTCAGGAgcctgggacaggcagcagccagagtgTGCAG ctgtgctctgtgagGCTGTGCCGTGGCCAGCAGAAGGCTCCGTCAGCTGTGACCGcgctgctgcagagctcacccctggctcccgctgccaTTTCCAGTGCCCCGAGGGATTTGTCCTGCAGGGATCACCCAGCACGGAGTGCACGGCTCAGGGCCAGTGGTCACAGCCGGTGCCCAAATGCAAAG TCATACAGTGTGAACCACTGAGCTCTCCTGAGAAAGGCTCCATGGATTGCTCCCACGGGGCTGGGATGTTCACCTACAACACCTCCTGCCACTTCAGCTGCCTGGAAGGATGGAGTCTCAATGGCTCTCGTGTTCTTGAGTGCAGCCCCTCAGGAAACTGGAGTGCCAGCCTGCCCACGTGTGAAG
- the LOC136560258 gene encoding 14 kDa phosphohistidine phosphatase-like — MAAVRDVEIDPEGTFKYILVRLQRPGGGGQRDIVRGTKAAEFHNHIFEKVNPEMEKLGYECKCLGGGKIEHNSKDKKIRVFGLSTGYGKADHSVTVEILKKEYTDYEITWSDDKK; from the exons ATGGCGGCTGTGCGGGACGTGGAGATCGACCCTGAGGGCACCTTCAAGTACATCCTGGTGCGCCTGCAGcgcccgggcggcggcgggcagcgGGACATCGTCCGCGGCACCAAGGCGGCCGAGTTCCACA ATCATATATTTGAAAAAGTAAATCCTGAGATGGAAAAGCTGGGATATGAGTGCAAGTGCCTTGGAGGAGGGAAAATTGAACATAATAGCAAAGACAAGAAAATCAGGGTATTTGGACTCTCAACA GGCTATGGAAAAGCAGATCACTCAGTCACTGTAGAGATACTGAAGAAAGAGTATACAGATTATGAAATTACATGGTCAGATGACAAGAAATAA
- the METTL18 gene encoding histidine protein methyltransferase 1 homolog, producing the protein MDFRFDFAVDENENSEADAHFLLLCSPQHKQESREKSRETADLAPKSSLKLAAAKHQDEAALKKNLCVKAAKEHSIPQDLNKVLENKVMETVLGLSHVKLSVVERTCSGDADSEGIVSKSVSSHSDLIPGVYEGGLKIWECTFDLMDYLSEAEIEFTNKTVLDLGCGAGLLGIVALRGEAARVHFQDYNSTVIDEITLPNVVANCISEGRRMGSGKDRKASKPPSKRPRKAEGSADVLSRCRFFSGDWSQVSQLLSNSNKPCLKYDIILTSETIYNPDYYSALHDTLAQLLDRNGRVYLASKVHYFGVGGGVYLFEKFIEDKNVFKTSLVKTIDQGLQRCIMEITFKNSC; encoded by the coding sequence ATGGATTTTCGATTTGATTTTGCTGTTGATGAAAATGAGAACAGTGAGGCAGATGCTCATTTCTTACTGCTGTGCTCTCCACAACACAAGCAGGAATCCAGGGAAAAGAGCAGGGAAACTGCTGATCTTGCACCAAAGTCCAGCCTGAAGCTGGCTGCTGCTAAGCACCAGGATGAGGCAGCTTTGAAGAAAAACCTCTGTGTGAAAGCTGCCAAGGAGCACAGCATTCCCCAAGATCTCAacaaagtattggaaaataaagtcATGGAAACAGTATTGGGCCTGTCTCATGTAAAGCTGTCTGTAGTGGAAAGGACATGTTCAGGTGATGCTGACAGTGAAGGCATTGTGTCCAAAAGTGTTTCTTCTCACTCTGATCTCATCCCAGGAGTCTACGAAGGAGGGCTGAAAATCTGGGAATGCACCTTTGATCTCATGGACTACTTGTCTGAGGCTGAGATAGAATTTACCAACAAGACTGTACTGGAtcttggctgtggggctggattGTTGGGAATTGTTGCTTTACGGGGTGAAGCTGCCAGAGTCCATTTTCAGGACTACAACAGCACAGTGATTGATGAAATAACCTTGCCTAACGTGGTGGCCAACTGCATCAGTGAAGGCAGGAGGATGGGCAGTGGGAAGGACAGAAAAGCCAGCAAGCCTCCTTCCAAGAGGCCCAGGAAAGCAGAGGGCTCAGCTGATGTGCTCAGCagatgcagatttttttctggggACTGGTCTCAAGTCAGCCAGCTCCTGTCAAACAGCAACAAACCCTGCTTGAAGTATGATATAATTCTCACCTCTGAGACCATCTATAACCCTGACTACTACAGTGCTTTGCATGATACACTGGCTCAGCTCCTGGATAGAAATGGCCGTGTGTATTTGGCAAGCAAAGTGCATTATTTTGGAGTTGGTGGTGGTGTCTATCTCTTTGAGAAATTCATTGaagataaaaatgtgtttaaaaccaGTTTGGTTAAAACAATTGATCAGGGTCTGCAGAGATGCATTATGGAAATTACCTTTAAAAATTCCTGTTAA